One window of the Vigna radiata var. radiata cultivar VC1973A chromosome 1, Vradiata_ver6, whole genome shotgun sequence genome contains the following:
- the LOC106764662 gene encoding transcription factor bHLH71 produces MTLETLPSNEFSNFIVYDTISATPFSSHDSSEASFLKSFVNYQEHDPSFDDSSMRTRKRKASEPEANGSKQNVVGVQGRKKRRRKPRVCKNKEEAETQRITHITVERNRRKQMNEHLAVLRSLMPESYVQRGDQASIVGGAIEFVKELEHLLQTLEARKLQLLQQEVVQTNENTVISKLMQPPFAQFFLYPQYTWSQSPNKYTSKTKAAIADIEVTLIETHANLRILTRKSPGQLTKLVSGFQTLYLTVLHLNVTTIDPLVFYSISAKVEEGFQLGSVDGIASAVHHLLARIEDEASLCC; encoded by the exons ATGACTTTAGAAACTCTTCCATCCAATGAGTTTTCCAACTTCATTGTCTACGACACTATCTCTGCAACTCCATTTAGCAGCCATGACTCTTCGGAGGCTAGTTTCTTGAAAAGTTTTGTGAACTATCAGGAACATGACCCTTCATTTGATGATAGCTCAATGAGGACCCGAAAGCGCAAAGCCAGTGAGCCAGAAGCCAACGGCAGTAAGCAGAATGTGGTGGGGGTGCAAGGTaggaagaagaggagaagaaagCCAAGGGTTTGCAAAAACAAGGAAGAGGCCGAGACACAAAGAATTACTCATATTACAGTGGAAAGAAACCGCCGAAAACAGATGAATGAGCATCTTGCTGTACTTCGTTCACTCATGCCTGAGTCCTACGTCCAGAGG ggTGACCAGGCCTCTATAGTGGGTGGTGCCATAGAGTTTGTGAAGGAGCTGGAGCACCTCCTGCAAACACTGGAAGCAAGAAAGCTGCAACTTTTACAGCAAGAAGTGGTGCAAACCAATGAAAATACGGTCATTTCCAAACTCATGCAACCCCCTTTtgcacaattttttttgtatccTCAGTACACATGGTCCCAGAGTCCTAACAAATACACATCCAAGACCAAAGCTGCCATAGCTGATATCGAGGTCACTTTAATCGAGACCCATGCAAATCTTCGAATTCTCACTAGGAAAAGCCCCGGCCAGCTAACCAAGTTAGTATCTGGTTTCCAAACTCTCTACCTCACCGTCCTACATCTTAATGTCACCACCATAGACCCTTTGGTCTTCTATTCCATCAGTGCTAAG gttgaagaagGATTCCAGCTTGGTTCAGTAGATGGTATTGCATCGGCAGTTCATCATTTGCTTGCACGAATTGAAGATGAGGCTTCGCTTTGCTGTTGA
- the LOC106765001 gene encoding uncharacterized protein At4g17910-like isoform X1 codes for MDLLLTKPTFNPNKHLKEQFVSNLTGSSMPEIVALTVTVPVLVLIRHSISSISITGASLKKKNDDAPSGKRNFKSYFGTLSLDFLVIVFPMLLFFTVLANWTYIIACSLTILTLLYIATKRSGGSSSFEGEPNSLRAYVTSYRVLVMIITILCILAVDFKIFPRRYAKTETYGTSLMDLGVGAFVLANSLVSRQARNITSVSWKTAVVSSSPLIILGFLRLVTTTGVDYQVHVGEYGVHWNFFFTLAAVSILSSFINIAPQYCGIIGSLLLVGYQFCLVQGLNHYLLSDERGVDILSQNKEGIFSIFGYWGMYLLGVYLGNSLIFGSHSSGFRSSRWVRVWALSILFWLLTVLLDRHVERVSRRTCNLPYVTMVLADNLQLLSVLMLADLVPGRKTSVLEEAFSRNLLATFLLANILTGLVNLSVDTLSASSIKALIILLVYAYILSIVIGIVDYFGIKLKFW; via the exons ATGGATCTTCTTCTGACTAAACCTACCTTCAACCCCAATAAGCATCTCAAAGAACA ATTTGTTAGCAACTTGACCGGATCCTCTATGCCCGAAATCGTGGCACTTACAGTGACTGTTCCG GTTCTGGTTCTTATTCGACACTCCATCTCCTCCATTTCCATTACTG gTGCCTCcctgaagaagaaaaatgacgATGCTCCTTCCGGTAAAAGGAATTTCAAATCATACTTCGGCACATTGTCTCTGGACTTTCTTGTTATTGTTTTTCCTATGCTCTTATTTTTCACT GTACTTGCAAACTGGACCTATATCATTGCATGTTCGTTGACTATCTTGACATTACTATATATTGCAACCAAGAG GTCTGGAGGCTCATCTTCTTTTGAAGGAGAGCCCAATTCTCTTCGGGCATATGTCACTTCTTACAGGGTTCTTGTG ATGATTATAACAATCCTGTGCATCTTGGCTGTTGACTTCAAAATATTTCCTAGAAGATATGCAAAGACTGAAACCTATGGAACAAGTTTG ATGGATCTTGGAGTTGGAGCATTTGTCTTAGCAAATTCACTAGTTTCTCGGCAAGCACGGAATATCACATCTGT AAGCTGGAAGACTGCAGTAGTTTCATCAAGTCCACTGATCATCTTAGGATTTCTCCGTCTAGTTACAACAACTGGTGTGGATTATCAG gTACATGTCGGTGAATATGGTGTGCATTGGAATTTCTTCTTCACACTTGCTGCTGTGTCAATCCTTTCTTCCTTTATTAACATCGCTCCTCAATATTGTGGAATTATTGGTTCACTTCTACTAGTag GATACCAGTTCTGCTTGGTGCAAGGTTTAAACCATTACTTACTTTCTGATGAAAGAGGAGTGGATATTTTAAGTCAAAACAAGGAGGGAATTTTTAGCATATTTG GATACTGGGGTATGTACCTTCTGGGTGTTTATTTAGGAAACTCTCTTATCTTTGGAAGTCATTCCTCTGGATTTAGAAGTAGCAGATGGGTGAGGGTTTGGGCTCTCTCCATCCTGTTTTG GTTATTAACTGTACTACTGGATAGGCATGTCGAAAGAGTTTCACGGAGAACA TGCAACCTTCCATATGTTACTATGGTATTGGCTGACAATCTACAG TTGTTATCAGTTCTAATGCTGGCTGATCTTGTTCCTGGAAGGAAAACTTCAGTACTTGAAGAAGCATTCAGTCGGAACTTACTGGCTACATTTCTACTG GCAAATATTCTCACGGGATTGGTAAACTTGTCAGTGGATACCCTGTCTGCTTCATCAATCAAGGCCCTTATTATCTTGTTGGTCTATGCTTATATTTTATCGATTGTAATTGGTATAGTAGATTATTTTggtattaaattaaaattttggtgA
- the LOC106765001 gene encoding uncharacterized protein At4g17910-like isoform X2, producing MDLLLTKPTFNPNKHLKEQFVSNLTGSSMPEIVALTVTVPVLVLIRHSISSISITGASLKKKNDDAPSGKRNFKSYFGTLSLDFLVIVFPMLLFFTVLANWTYIIACSLTILTLLYIATKRSGGSSSFEGEPNSLRAYVTSYRVLVMIITILCILAVDFKIFPRRYAKTETYGTSLMDLGVGAFVLANSLVSRQARNITSVSWKTAVVSSSPLIILGFLRLVTTTGVDYQVHVGEYGVHWNFFFTLAAVSILSSFINIAPQYCGIIGSLLLFCLVQGLNHYLLSDERGVDILSQNKEGIFSIFGYWGMYLLGVYLGNSLIFGSHSSGFRSSRWVRVWALSILFWLLTVLLDRHVERVSRRTCNLPYVTMVLADNLQLLSVLMLADLVPGRKTSVLEEAFSRNLLATFLLANILTGLVNLSVDTLSASSIKALIILLVYAYILSIVIGIVDYFGIKLKFW from the exons ATGGATCTTCTTCTGACTAAACCTACCTTCAACCCCAATAAGCATCTCAAAGAACA ATTTGTTAGCAACTTGACCGGATCCTCTATGCCCGAAATCGTGGCACTTACAGTGACTGTTCCG GTTCTGGTTCTTATTCGACACTCCATCTCCTCCATTTCCATTACTG gTGCCTCcctgaagaagaaaaatgacgATGCTCCTTCCGGTAAAAGGAATTTCAAATCATACTTCGGCACATTGTCTCTGGACTTTCTTGTTATTGTTTTTCCTATGCTCTTATTTTTCACT GTACTTGCAAACTGGACCTATATCATTGCATGTTCGTTGACTATCTTGACATTACTATATATTGCAACCAAGAG GTCTGGAGGCTCATCTTCTTTTGAAGGAGAGCCCAATTCTCTTCGGGCATATGTCACTTCTTACAGGGTTCTTGTG ATGATTATAACAATCCTGTGCATCTTGGCTGTTGACTTCAAAATATTTCCTAGAAGATATGCAAAGACTGAAACCTATGGAACAAGTTTG ATGGATCTTGGAGTTGGAGCATTTGTCTTAGCAAATTCACTAGTTTCTCGGCAAGCACGGAATATCACATCTGT AAGCTGGAAGACTGCAGTAGTTTCATCAAGTCCACTGATCATCTTAGGATTTCTCCGTCTAGTTACAACAACTGGTGTGGATTATCAG gTACATGTCGGTGAATATGGTGTGCATTGGAATTTCTTCTTCACACTTGCTGCTGTGTCAATCCTTTCTTCCTTTATTAACATCGCTCCTCAATATTGTGGAATTATTGGTTCACTTCTACTA TTCTGCTTGGTGCAAGGTTTAAACCATTACTTACTTTCTGATGAAAGAGGAGTGGATATTTTAAGTCAAAACAAGGAGGGAATTTTTAGCATATTTG GATACTGGGGTATGTACCTTCTGGGTGTTTATTTAGGAAACTCTCTTATCTTTGGAAGTCATTCCTCTGGATTTAGAAGTAGCAGATGGGTGAGGGTTTGGGCTCTCTCCATCCTGTTTTG GTTATTAACTGTACTACTGGATAGGCATGTCGAAAGAGTTTCACGGAGAACA TGCAACCTTCCATATGTTACTATGGTATTGGCTGACAATCTACAG TTGTTATCAGTTCTAATGCTGGCTGATCTTGTTCCTGGAAGGAAAACTTCAGTACTTGAAGAAGCATTCAGTCGGAACTTACTGGCTACATTTCTACTG GCAAATATTCTCACGGGATTGGTAAACTTGTCAGTGGATACCCTGTCTGCTTCATCAATCAAGGCCCTTATTATCTTGTTGGTCTATGCTTATATTTTATCGATTGTAATTGGTATAGTAGATTATTTTggtattaaattaaaattttggtgA